The sequence below is a genomic window from bacterium.
GACTCCTTGATAGCTCCCGCCAGGTTCATGATCGCTTTTTTAGCCATGTCGATCTTGGTAGTCAATCCTCCTTCGGAACCCCGGCTGCGGGCAAAAGTGCTGACTCCCTTTATGTTGAAGAACATGCTCAGTGAGGTGTCGACGACTGCCACGAAGGCAAGATCGGTGCCGGGATCGTCATTTTCCTCGAGTCCGAACTTGACCGGGAGTATGTTTTCAATGGCGGCGCCCCGGTCTCTCGGTGAGATGTCGGATCCCGGGAGAATGAGCAGTTTGTAGCCCTTTCGAAGTACAACGTCCGATAAAGAGGACACCAGCCGGCGGTTGAAATAGGATGCCGGCGCGGAATCCAGAATGAGCAGGCTGTCCCTCCCGGAAACGCCTGGTTCTGGCAGGGCTCCTGAGATCAGATCCCGGATCGAAAGGGAGTGGATCACCATCCCGCTTCTATCAAGGTATCCTGCCAGAGGGGCGTTATTACCCATGGGACTGTAGTAAAAGATATCGGGTTCCTGCAGAGCCCGAATGGGTAGCCTGTGCTGCCCGATGATCGACTCGTCCCGGTCCAGCACCGTCAATTCCACGCTATGAATACCGGGGGTTTTTAGAGCCAGGTCAAAAATGACGATATCGCCGGGTGATACCGATCCGGAAAGCGGCCGGCTCTCGATCCGGCTGTTGTTAACAGAGAGGACGAGCTCTTGTTGTCGCGGGCCAGGAGCGATCCTGACCTGTATCCTGAACACCTGGTTAGCGAAAATGACCCCGGGATAAATGACATCCTTTATAGGATGATTTCGGGATGCCCCCTTAGCCTGGTTCCACGACAGGTTGATACCGGCGAACTCAGGACCATGAAGTTCTTCAGGGAGCACATCCGATATCACTGCAATCGAAATGTCAGGGTTAACTTTCATAAGCCACCGGACAATTGGGAGTGCGGCTTCGAACGAATTGTAAGAGCCAAGGGCTCGGCCTGTTCCGTCCGGCCCGGCTCCGGCAAGTCCATTGCCTCCCGGTTTGTTGCCGACAACTCTGTTATATGTCGCCGAAAGCGTTCTGCCGTTGCGGGCGTTGACAACGGTTCTTAACTTACGAGCGATCCTCTCCGACTCGGCGGAATTCCCTGAAGCCTCATCGACCAGGATGAGGGCGCTGACCGGGCGGGTGTCTCTCAAGGGCCGCTCCCAGGACCACCAGAGAGACAGGACTGCGATGATGATGATGGCTGCTCCCCGAAAAGCAGACAGGAGGGTTGCTGCAGCAGGAGAATGGTATGTGTTGGCAAGTGCTGCCCTTACGGTCAGAAGGATAACCAGGGGGAATATGATCAGGAAGGGTATGATCGGATTCACAGGGCTTCCTCCCTGTACAGTGCCCGGTCGGCGGCCATGACAAGCAGGAAAGCAAGAGCAAGGATCAGGAACATATTCCCCAGTTCTTTTCGAGTCTCCGAACGGATGAGGCGAGGATCATCCGCGATGCCTGTCAGAAGCGGTAGTGAGATCGCTCCGGCCTCTCTGACGAGGGATGCGCATTCTTCCGGTCGGGCCGTATCCGAAACAGTTCCTGCAATGCAGCTTTCAGATTTGACCTGCGTCTCCCCGCTGCGTGCCAGCCAAACCAGGCTGTTCCTGAGAAGAACTGGAAAGGCGGGATCGAGGTATATCCCGTTGTCCCCCGGGTCGAAGGTCCAGACAACTACCTTTTGGCCCTCCATTGTGCCCGCCATAATAAGGGGAATCCCTTGCGCACTGGCCAGGGTCTTAAAACCGGCGGGGGGGGGGATGTCCAGGATTCTGGCGGTCCTGAATTGTCTGAACGAGGCGCCGCGGGTGACAGGATGCCCGGGATGAAAAGAGATGTCCATGGGTGCTGCCCAGATGCGCCGGATTTGGAACGGTCCGAACGATCTTGGTGGAAAGATTATCAGGGCGGGCGATGCTGTTTTGTTGTTCTTCGGCACGGATTTTTCGTGGATGGATACATGGTATCGAGCGGTGGCAGGGTTGTCCGAGACCGGGTGGAGTTCCCGGAAGGCGCTCAGAGCTAATTTAAGGAAATCACTTTCGTTCCCTTGTAGCTGAACGTTAATTGATGACAGATTTTCAGGGGGGATGATGGTTAATCGGTTGTCGCTGGCCAGGTTGTCGTGGACCTCGAGCTGCAGGGATACCTCGGGTTTGGTGATCGGGACTTCGAGAAGATGAAACTCCCCTTCCCCGTCCCGGTCCAGATCTACTGTAAAAAAGACAGATGGACTATTGACGTGATTGTAGGACATCTCGAGGGGACCGGTTCCCAGTCCTTCACTCGCGATCCTTCCATAGATATCATACAGGTTTCCTGCAACTGACGTGACGTCTATCGTGATGAGACCCGCATTCCCTCTCTCCAGCAGCTGGTCAGAGGGGATCCACAGGCCTGGATCCGATCTTTCATCTGAAAGGAAGCGCCGCCATTGTTTTGACCGGGGGGAAACCAGGATCGCTCCTTTGTATTCCACACCCTCCTGCATGGCGCTGGTCGTCGTGGATAATTCCCCGATACTGGAAGAGGTGGAGGCTGACCTGATCCTGGAAAGGTGTGCTGTAAAAGCTTTCCGGTCCAGTTGATCGAAGATGACGGGAGTGGGAGAGGTTACCACAAGAGTGAACAGGTCCTTTTCATGCGCTCGTCTTGAGAACACTTTTAGACTGGACACCATTTCGGAAAGAACGGTGCCATTTTCGAATTGGGCCGAAGATCCCGAGGTGTTATCCAGGACGATCAGCCATCTCCCGGGTTGCCGGTCTTTCCTGACGATGTGTACCCCGTTGAAACTGAGGGCAAGACTAAACAGGGCTATTGTCAGAAAAAGGAGCCTCTGGTTGTTGGTGAAGCGCAGAAGTCTCCTGGACGGTGCGGGGTCCTCAACTTTTTGCCTCGTCAACACAGGGAATAACGATATGGGGACTTCCTGCTGAGCCGAGGCATGCCTCTGCTGCCAGTAAAGGAGCGGAACGATCAGCAGGAAGGTAAACCCCACCCAGCTGTCCAGGGCGATCATCTGCCTCCCCTCCATCCCGGGAGGGTCATGAATCGGATGACCGAATCCTCGAAACCCGTCAGGCTGGAGGCCCTCAGGAACGGGATGTCCATTCTGGAAAAGGCCTCTTCGGTCTCCCTGTGAAAGTCGGCCACGGCTTTCCGGTACGTACGCAGGGTCCGGTAGCCGACCACACGGGTTTTTCGATTCCCGGTTTCAGGATCCACGAGAGCGAGGTGGCCCCTCAATCGTGGTGAGATCTCAAGGGGGTTGAGTGTCTGGATAATACCGACTCGCGCACCCTGAGCCTGCAGGAACTCCAGCTGCTGGAAGTATCCGTTGATCTCGAGGAGATCGGAAATGATGATCGTTCTGAAGATGTGACCCCGGGAAATTCTTCGCAGGTTGGCAAGAGTTGCACCAAGGTCCGTTTCCCCGCCCACAGGCAGGGTTGATAGCTGGTGCAAGAGGTCATGGGTCTCCGATTCACCCCGATTGTACTGGCGTGTGAGTAGAAGCCTGTCGGCCCAGGAGTGGACTGCCAGCTGGTTCCCTGCGCTGAGGATGAGGTATGCGATACCGGCGGCGATCTCCAGGGATCGAGGCTGTTTCTCAGGGTGGGGATTCCTCATGGACGTGCTTGTGTCCACGAGGAGGTGCAGGAGACCCTCCTCTTCGGCAACCACTGTCTTGATGAAGAACCTGTCAAGGCGGGCGTAAAGGTTCCAGTCGATGTAGCGGAGATCCTCCCCCTGGGCATAGGGACGGTGGGAGTCGATCTCGGGTGTGGTGAGCCTGCCCCTTGGAGCAGCGCTGAAAAACTCCAGACGTCCCATGAGAGGGGCAAGCTTCTCCCGGAGGAGCTGCAGGCGCCTGACGAACTCTGGTGAGGTGAGATGGTCCAAGTTTCAGAACTGCTTCCTGACGGAGCGGAAGATCTCCTCAAGAACCCGGTCGGAACTGATCCCTTCGATCTCTCCTTCGAACCTCATGAC
It includes:
- a CDS encoding VWA domain-containing protein, which translates into the protein MNPIIPFLIIFPLVILLTVRAALANTYHSPAAATLLSAFRGAAIIIIAVLSLWWSWERPLRDTRPVSALILVDEASGNSAESERIARKLRTVVNARNGRTLSATYNRVVGNKPGGNGLAGAGPDGTGRALGSYNSFEAALPIVRWLMKVNPDISIAVISDVLPEELHGPEFAGINLSWNQAKGASRNHPIKDVIYPGVIFANQVFRIQVRIAPGPRQQELVLSVNNSRIESRPLSGSVSPGDIVIFDLALKTPGIHSVELTVLDRDESIIGQHRLPIRALQEPDIFYYSPMGNNAPLAGYLDRSGMVIHSLSIRDLISGALPEPGVSGRDSLLILDSAPASYFNRRLVSSLSDVVLRKGYKLLILPGSDISPRDRGAAIENILPVKFGLEENDDPGTDLAFVAVVDTSLSMFFNIKGVSTFARSRGSEGGLTTKIDMAKKAIMNLAGAIKESDRMGVLTVTDRPSWIIKPSQPRNVEEEAEQIRRISAFGPGINLYSGLFAAYQELAALNSDLKHILVFLDTADVDEYQVADRGTVWELLEEMKEQGITVSLIGFGKAGDPHIPQLNRFAEESGGYFYLTSDIEEIPGFGLMDLEQVADSLLNFQARKVDFFSSDFPGIDSFPDLNGQVITTLKPGASLYAWSDRDLPLFATWPFGTGKVGVFTADGGQSLAREWGKGSPDQGHWLAILAKFLSDELPATDFFYSGGDGTGTVLTRTAFPDSAGGLEVVTSYPDGYSRTLPMEKVGPGRYEAYFRVPGRTPNAIELKTSVKGDRLAYQVIPSFQAAAPTPTFTTTEFEPARAEIETGGPDRSDPSLLRLLILLAIFLISLDEFFRPPSPEN
- a CDS encoding DUF58 domain-containing protein, with amino-acid sequence MDHLTSPEFVRRLQLLREKLAPLMGRLEFFSAAPRGRLTTPEIDSHRPYAQGEDLRYIDWNLYARLDRFFIKTVVAEEEGLLHLLVDTSTSMRNPHPEKQPRSLEIAAGIAYLILSAGNQLAVHSWADRLLLTRQYNRGESETHDLLHQLSTLPVGGETDLGATLANLRRISRGHIFRTIIISDLLEINGYFQQLEFLQAQGARVGIIQTLNPLEISPRLRGHLALVDPETGNRKTRVVGYRTLRTYRKAVADFHRETEEAFSRMDIPFLRASSLTGFEDSVIRFMTLPGWRGGR